From Cecembia calidifontis, one genomic window encodes:
- a CDS encoding 1-acyl-sn-glycerol-3-phosphate acyltransferase, which produces MEASKPFIDIEQVLKNKNAKLHRWLPGFVIRYIKRIVHEKDINAVMAKIGHLQGLEFVHALIDEFGVEVTLTGAENIPLDRQVIFASNHPLGGMDGVAFMHALGKYRTDLRFLVNDILTNIKNFEPIFIPVNKHGANSREVTKLIEETYAGDYAVLVFPAGLVSRKQPGGIKDLTWKKSFISKAKRYKKDVVPVYIEGRNSDFFYNFANLRKKLGIKSNIEMFYLADEMFAQRGKKVVIHIGKPISYDYFDQSKSESEWAEEVKNLVYQMAEKK; this is translated from the coding sequence TTGGAGGCGAGTAAACCCTTTATTGATATTGAGCAAGTGCTCAAAAATAAAAATGCCAAGCTGCACAGATGGCTTCCGGGGTTTGTTATCCGGTACATCAAGCGTATCGTGCATGAAAAGGATATCAATGCCGTCATGGCAAAGATCGGACATTTGCAGGGACTGGAGTTTGTACATGCGCTCATCGATGAATTTGGGGTAGAGGTAACCCTTACCGGTGCTGAAAACATACCCTTGGACAGACAGGTAATTTTTGCTTCCAACCATCCTTTGGGAGGCATGGACGGGGTAGCTTTTATGCATGCATTGGGAAAGTACCGTACAGACCTTCGTTTTTTGGTCAATGATATCCTGACCAATATCAAAAACTTTGAACCGATATTTATTCCCGTCAACAAGCATGGAGCCAATAGCCGAGAGGTGACCAAATTGATAGAAGAAACATATGCCGGGGATTATGCGGTCTTGGTTTTTCCGGCAGGACTGGTTTCCAGAAAGCAACCCGGAGGGATCAAAGACCTTACATGGAAGAAAAGTTTTATCTCCAAAGCCAAGCGCTATAAAAAAGATGTGGTGCCTGTTTATATTGAAGGAAGGAACTCTGACTTCTTTTACAATTTTGCCAATTTGCGTAAAAAGCTGGGGATTAAGTCAAATATAGAAATGTTTTACCTGGCTGATGAAATGTTTGCCCAGCGGGGTAAAAAAGTAGTCATTCATATAGGAAAACCAATTTCTTACGATTATTTTGATCAATCAAAAAGTGAAAGTGAATGGGCTGAAGAGGTCAAAAACCTGGTTTACCAAATGGCTGAAAAGAAATAA
- a CDS encoding CoA-binding protein, which translates to MKMQDKKTVILGASTNPERYAYLAAEMLAERKIPFVPVGIKKGEVFGQQILDLKEKPLIPDVHTVTLYLGPQNQKEWYDYILSLQPKRIIFNPGTENPEFYGLAKSHGIEVCRACNLVLLSSGQF; encoded by the coding sequence ATGAAGATGCAGGATAAAAAAACAGTGATTCTTGGCGCAAGTACGAATCCTGAACGTTATGCCTACCTGGCGGCTGAAATGTTGGCGGAGCGAAAAATCCCTTTTGTACCTGTAGGAATAAAAAAGGGAGAAGTCTTTGGTCAGCAAATTTTGGATTTAAAGGAAAAACCGCTGATTCCAGATGTACATACGGTCACCCTTTATCTCGGTCCTCAAAACCAAAAGGAATGGTATGATTACATTCTTTCACTACAACCTAAGCGGATCATTTTTAATCCCGGTACAGAAAATCCCGAATTCTATGGCCTTGCCAAGTCCCATGGCATTGAGGTATGCAGGGCTTGTAACTTGGTTTTGTTAAGTTCGGGACAGTTTTAG
- a CDS encoding GNAT family N-acetyltransferase, with product MQAIIPAVDREFLNRELTPDRFLRYTNNGNNHIYLVDYHNAPNTVREIGRLRELTFRGAGGGTGLSLDLDENDTNENCYQQLITWNPEDQEIVAGYRLIKCKNAGLDKHGHINLSTAHLFSFSDRFLKDYIPYTIELGRSFVQPKYQPSVDNRKGLFSLDNLWDGLGAVVMLNPDIKYLFGKVTMYPHYNREARDLLLYFMHHYFPDPDHLVRPLTHLALGYETDPKNFEGVFDGLDYKEGYKLLNSKIRAHGENIPPLINTYMNLSPTMKTFGTALNDEFGAVEETGILITIADIYESKKHRHLETFERDRVFGSR from the coding sequence ATGCAAGCAATTATACCCGCAGTTGATCGTGAATTTTTGAACCGTGAACTTACACCTGATAGGTTTCTTAGGTATACCAACAATGGTAACAATCACATTTATCTGGTGGATTACCACAATGCTCCCAATACTGTAAGGGAAATTGGAAGATTGAGAGAGCTTACTTTTCGGGGAGCAGGGGGAGGAACCGGACTTTCTTTGGATTTGGATGAAAATGACACCAATGAAAACTGTTACCAGCAGCTGATCACCTGGAATCCAGAGGATCAGGAAATTGTAGCGGGATACAGGTTGATAAAATGTAAAAATGCGGGTTTGGATAAGCATGGTCATATCAATCTGTCCACTGCACATCTTTTTTCCTTTTCGGATAGATTTCTGAAAGATTATATTCCTTATACCATTGAGTTGGGCAGGTCCTTTGTCCAGCCTAAGTATCAGCCAAGCGTCGATAATAGAAAAGGGCTGTTTTCTTTGGATAATCTTTGGGATGGTTTGGGAGCTGTGGTCATGCTCAATCCTGACATCAAATACCTTTTTGGCAAGGTAACCATGTATCCACATTATAATAGGGAAGCCAGGGATTTATTGCTTTATTTCATGCACCATTATTTCCCTGATCCGGATCATTTGGTGAGGCCTCTTACGCACCTTGCACTTGGTTATGAGACAGATCCTAAAAATTTTGAAGGAGTATTCGATGGCTTGGATTACAAAGAAGGGTATAAACTGCTCAATAGTAAAATCAGGGCACATGGTGAAAACATCCCTCCCTTAATCAATACTTACATGAACCTTTCCCCGACGATGAAGACCTTTGGCACGGCTCTGAATGATGAATTTGGTGCAGTGGAGGAGACCGGCATATTGATTACTATAGCCGATATCTACGAAAGTAAAAAACACAGGCATTTGGAAACTTTTGAGCGGGATAGGGTGTTTGGAAGCCGATGA
- a CDS encoding SDR family NAD(P)-dependent oxidoreductase, producing the protein MKLAITGPTSGIGAVTFHQLTPICKEVFFLARNKDKAQEEITKLPAHEQSKVRFIYTDFADLDSVNKAALEIQEMTGHLDILINNAGGIFQEKVSTKDGFELTLSANHLGHFLLTNKLMPILLKARNPKVINVSSEAHKAAKVNFEDLNYTHNTYSAFTAYANVKLFNILFTKSLVEKFGKNGLRSYALHPGVVKTNFGNEAGGIFKLFWWMAKPFMIDAQEGAKTSIFLAKSQLPESQNGFYFKNSRPGSPSKTALSKAMREKLWTKSEALLEKYL; encoded by the coding sequence ATGAAATTAGCCATAACGGGACCAACCTCAGGAATTGGGGCAGTGACTTTCCATCAGTTGACTCCTATTTGCAAAGAAGTATTTTTTCTGGCAAGAAATAAGGACAAGGCTCAGGAAGAAATAACCAAACTACCTGCACATGAGCAAAGTAAAGTCAGGTTTATTTACACAGACTTTGCAGATTTAGATTCAGTAAATAAGGCTGCGCTGGAAATTCAAGAAATGACCGGTCATTTGGATATTTTAATCAACAATGCCGGGGGTATTTTTCAGGAAAAAGTAAGCACCAAGGATGGGTTTGAACTCACACTTTCCGCCAATCATTTGGGCCATTTTTTATTGACCAATAAACTTATGCCTATCCTATTAAAAGCAAGAAATCCTAAGGTCATCAATGTGAGTTCAGAAGCCCATAAGGCAGCGAAAGTCAATTTTGAGGATCTGAATTATACCCACAACACCTATAGCGCGTTTACCGCTTATGCCAACGTCAAACTTTTTAACATCCTATTTACCAAATCCCTTGTTGAAAAATTCGGGAAGAATGGATTAAGGTCCTATGCCCTCCACCCTGGTGTGGTGAAAACAAACTTTGGAAATGAAGCCGGAGGGATTTTCAAACTTTTCTGGTGGATGGCCAAGCCCTTTATGATCGATGCCCAAGAAGGGGCCAAGACAAGCATCTTTTTGGCAAAATCTCAATTGCCTGAATCCCAAAATGGATTTTACTTCAAAAACTCCAGGCCAGGATCTCCCTCAAAAACTGCCCTATCCAAGGCCATGAGGGAAAAATTATGGACAAAAAGTGAAGCACTCTTGGAAAAATATCTTTGA